The following are encoded together in the Culex pipiens pallens isolate TS chromosome 1, TS_CPP_V2, whole genome shotgun sequence genome:
- the LOC120417102 gene encoding palmitoyl-protein thioesterase 1: MKTFGAIGVLLVLLAVQASGDNVTSPGLPIVMWHGMGDTCCFPFSLGGFKKFLEAELGVYVKSLEIGNSIVTDYKSGYLIHPNRQVEDVCNQLNGDPQLANGYNAIGFSQGGQFLRAIAQRCPTPRMNNLITLGGQHQGVFGLPDCPSISSKTCEYFRQLLNYAAYASWVQNYLVQATYWHDPLNEQAYKESSTFLADINNERAVNETYIENLQQLNKFVMVKFTKDKIVQPIESQWFGYYKPGQDRETQKLEESELFLKNRLGLQEMQQRNKLVFLECPGNHLQFTKDWFKQNIYPFL; encoded by the exons ATGAAGACGTTCGGTGCTATTGGTGTCTTGTTGGTCCTGTTGGCTGTACAGGCAAGCGGGGATAACGTAACAAGTCCAGGACTCCCCATTGTTATGTGGCACGGAATGG GCGATACCTGTTGCTTCCCGTTCAGTTTGGGcggcttcaaaaagtttctGGAGGCCGAGCTTGGCGTTTACGTCAAGTCGCTGGAAATCGGCAACTCAATCGTAACCGACTACAAGAGCGGCTATCTAATTCACCCAAATAGGCAG GTGGAAGACGTCTGCAATCAGCTCAACGGCGACCCCCAGTTGGCCAACGGGTACAACGCAATAGGATTCTCACAAGGCGGACAGTTTCT ACGAGCGATTGCTCAGCGCTGCCCAACGCCACGCATGAACAATCTGATCACTCTCGGCGGCCAGCATCAGGGCGTATTTGGACTGCCCGACTGTCCCTCGATCAGCAGCAAAACGTGCGAGTACTTCCGGCAGCTGCTGAATTATGCCGCGTACGCAAGCTGGGTGCAGAATTACCTGGTCCAGGCCACCTACTGGCACGATCCCTTGAACGAGCAGGCGTACAAAGAGTCCAGCACGTTCTTGGCGGACATCAACAACGAGCGGGCGGTCAACGAAACGTACATCGAAAATCTGCAGCAGCTGAACAAGTTTGTGATGGTCAAGTTTACCAAGGATAAAATTGTTCAACCGATCGAGTCCCAGTGGTTCGGGTATTACAAACCCGGACAAGATCGGGAAACCCAAAAGTTAGAAGAGTCTGAGCTGTTTCTGAAG aaccgcctcGGACTGCAAGAGATGCAGCAGCGAAACAAACTTGTGTTCCTGGAATGTCCTGGCAACCATCTGCAGTTCACAAAGGACTGGTTCAAGCAGAACATCTACCCATTCTTGTAA